The following DNA comes from Centroberyx gerrardi isolate f3 chromosome 4, fCenGer3.hap1.cur.20231027, whole genome shotgun sequence.
GATGGAATGAAAAGATTTTGCTGAATTCGCCTCGATGCGCTCTGTTCTCTGTTGGATGTGGAGAACCCCACGCCAAAGTCCTCTCAAAAATCTGTCAGGTTAAAGTCGCCTTGCTTTTCCTTAAAGATACACACCTTGTAGAACATTacttaagaccttttacgaATCGATAGTGTCTTCTGGCCAATTCGGCATTCATATGGTTCACCAATTAGCacttaatttaaataaaaatgtaacttttagAGTTGATACACACTGCTCGGTAACGCCCTCGATGGTGTAGTTCGAATGTACAAAAATGCACACGAACCAATACTAGAAATTCAAATTCTATTGGAAAAAGTGATGCTTTCTCTGTTGGGTGCATGCCGAATTGTAGAATGGATACTAATGATTTAGAAAATATCTAAGTCCCGTTCTACCAGGTATGCacttttgccgataagcaaagAAGTGTTAAACTGCCCCATTCTTTTAATGGCCCTTGGTGTTATTCTCTCATCAGGAAGAGAGAACGGGCTGTATTGGGGCTGGAAGTTACTGCATGTTTTTCCAACAAGTGAATCAAACATTGGATGTTGTTTATGTAATATGCATGCATACTTATGATTGCCTATAGCTGACACTTCTGCCTCAGTGAGCAGAGAATATGCAAATGCAGGTAGACTAATTGTACTGCGCAATGTTGAGACACCACACCCAAACTAACTGGTTTTTATTCCTGCCAGTGGCCCTGGGGTTCTTCTAGAGGGAAAGCTGCTGGATGTTTCCAGGCATGCCATTACCGATGTCAACAATGACAAGGTACTGTAGGCCAGTCTACCACAATACAAAATCCAGCCTGATAAATAAGAACTAATCAAGAGCCTGTACCTATGAGTCTGGGCTGGCACTCGTCTCATCTTGAGATAACCACTGGAATTGATCTGCATGCAGAAGAAAGATCTTTCTTTGAGTTCTCACATTTATTGAAGTTAATGAATACATGCAGCTTCTTTGATCCCTTTATAGTCTGCAACGGGAAAATTGAAATCATTGCTTGATGCCAAAGTtcaccattgtgtgtgtgtgtgtgtgttggcatccATTTGATTTTAGGGATCATGAACTATAGTTAAGATAATCCAAAGTTGAATTGAATATGAATACAGAAAAGACTGCTTTTTTATGATAATTATACTAaggtctcaaaatgaatgtgatagCGATTTAATAACAAAATATCAAAGTTAGCATTTTTGACAGAGTCCACACACAAACCAGAGACCACACATTGTGGTTTGCTGTCTTTGGCAGGTCCGTCTCTATGTGTTGTACATCAAACCCAGCCGTGTCCATCAGCGCAAGTTTGATGCCAGCGGGAAGGAGATGGAGCCAAACTTCAGTGACACCAAAAAGGTCAACACTGGCTACCTCATGTCCTCCTTCAGTGAGTTGATAACAACCATTAATGTCATCAGAGCTAGACTCGTTTCACTATCAATTCAATCAATCCGAAATGTTGATTTGAACTCgaatttcatttgtttacgATAGAGCATTCCTTCTTTTCATTCATGGCAAACCTTTCATTTAAAAGTGTTTGAATTATGCATTTTTGTTGATTATGTTGTATTGTTTAAATCATTGTGTACTTTACTCATAATGCTATGTGTGATTCCTGTTTTGAGCTTTGGGCATTCTGGGCATTGGacctagggttagggttagacatgCAACTTTATATTCATGATGGATATGGATTAGAACACACATCCACAACAGCTACAGACCCATTATAAGCACCTCAGTGTTATTTTGTTTAGACAGTCACTACAAAAATTTTTTCGATAacattttgaacttttgaaGAAAAACCCACTCACTGAATTGATTGAagccaagtctggcagttttgtgtaggagatacTAGGTAAAATTCACATGAGATATGATCTAAAAATAAGACTGTTTttaactagcagggactactttccctgttttcatAGGAAGTTACGGTGGTGGGTGAAGGGAGACTGTCCAGCTAAAATCgggcctctatatgaatgctcaccttggattatggcacaagaaATAGTAACATTATATCCTATGTATTGATGAATACagcacagcggatgaataccTGAAACACTTCCCAAAATAAACTTGCTACATCAGATATAttgatgatatttcattttttggatTTTATGATTTAGGAATTTAGGaatctgcattttttttattagtaaAAGGTCAGTCTTTCTACTTTGGATTATGCTAgtggctactatcactcaacgtggtgtatgctaaagtgttagcatagagcctaTTACTCAACATTTTgtatgtatgctaaagtgttagcatagagcctattactcaacatagtgtatgctaaagtgttagcatggagcctactatcactcaacatagtgtatgctaaagtgttggcATGGAGtgtactatcactcaacatggtgcaCATCATGgctaaggtgaccaatgggacaatctcccaaaacctAGCCGCAACCTTACCATACATCTAACCACTGAaccaaaaatggaaaatgtgttgcAAATGGAGGGAAATAATCTCACTTCTCCAGTGCTAAACTGGTCCTCATACCAGTCCTCACTTGTAACACAAGCTGACAGTACTTCTGATGTGTGCATTTGTCTCCATACAGAGGTGGAGGCTAAAGGGGAGTCGGACCGCCTCTCTGAGGAGCAGCTGTCAGCGATGGTGAACAAAGCGGAGCTGGTGAAGATGACTGACAAACACCGACCCAGCGGGGCCTTGGCCTTCTGGTACCCAGAGTCAGAGATGGACAAAACGGAGCTGGAGACGGGACAGGATGTGCGCCTGAAGACCCGAGGAAACAGTCCTTTCATCTGTGAGCTTTTCTCAGGATCAGATTGGGCTTTCTTTTGACTTGGCACACCGCTAGTCTGGAGTTCAATGTAGAATAGTGTGATCGGGCCCTTTAATTGCTTAAACTACAGAGGCTGGATTTGTTTGGGAAAGCCTAAGGTTTCTTTTAGTGTTCAAAGTCCTGGGACATTGATCGAGCCTTTGTCCTAGAGGTGACCtccattggggggggggggggggggatgggggtcaGTGAATGAAATtcaacattatttttttctggTCTCCTTCACAGTGACTTTAGTAATCTCCAAGGGGGACACGCTGAGTTCAAACCCTCTCATATTCAGTAGAGGCATCATCTCCTTTGATATTCAATAGCCAGTTTGGGTCAGAGTGGAATGCTTTGGGCTGTTTTGTTTGAGTAACAGTGAGGAATCCACTGTACTGTGTATGGCCTCTACCTCTAGCTTTTACACTTTTTTACCCAATACCCATCATGAGGTGATGTGACTGTCGACCACAAGCAAGCGATACGGTCCCAAGAGCGTAGGTTGAAAGTCTTGAGCTTAGACAGATGGCTTCTCTGTGTTATTTGTATTATAGAGTTATGTGTTATGGATGGGAGGTTGATGGGCTGGTTAGGAAGGGTACCATGTAGTGAAAGGGTTTCTGGTCCAATCTTTAGTACCCACAGCGGCCAATACTGCCCAAGTGCCTTGGGGCAAAGGCACATATCCCCCATGTAGTACGTGTATTAAAGGACAGGGGTTGAAATTCACCTTACAATAGCTGAACATACTGTGATAGAACTTGGGTAGTTGCTTGGAATATGTTGCTGTGATTATACAGTACGATTCCtcataaaatatacagtaaatcaTACATGTTTACTGTATTGTGACTTCTACTGTGACTTTGAACAAATTGGTGTAGATTTTGCACCATTCAAAAGCAAAGCTGCTGTTTCTTTTGTGCTTCCAGTCTCCTTAGCTAAAGTGGACGGAGGCACAGTGACCAAGTGTAACTTCGCCGGAGACGAAAAGGCTGGAGCATCGTGGACGGAGAAGATTATGGCCAAGAAAGCAGACGCAGACGGCACTCCGGAGgctggaggagaaggggagggagcagaggaggatgaATGGGTGAGGACCTAAGTAATGCATACCTGACCTAATACTCCCGATCAAGGCTGGATTGTACATATTTATTCAACCTGCGTCACATAGAATTCGCAAATAATTTTGACTTTTTGATTTTAATCTACTTGGAGTTACAAGAAATTACAGGAAAGTATTTCAGCGTCCTTTTAGTATTCTTCTGTGATTCACAACTCAGCTGACAGGATCTTAATTGTCCTGATGTCCTAAATGGATTTTAAGTAATCTATGGCCTGTGACACATCTGGCGAATGACAAAGCAGTAGTTGCGTATGTGtttgggtggggagtttttgggCCGGAATGTGAGAATGACTCAATAATTTGAATTAGTTTGCCAGAAAGTAATTATTGAGCTATTGATATTGATCAGCAATCCCCAGTCAAATCCCCACAGATGCTGTATATTAtggccattttgtgctatgggacagcaAAAACCTTACTAACACTACCATACTAATTGGCTCTGCTCTGTTACTTAGTAAAATCGTATTCACGGCAGCCTGGCAAGAGGCAAATGGAACTGCATTCTGAGAGCAAGGAGAGCTAGAGATGAGACGGCAGATTGGTCAAGAAGGCCACATAATAGTTGGAAAGTTGCTGGTTTGATCTCCACTACTGACActgaagtgtccctgagcaCACTGCATAACTTCAGCTGGGTGCACACTACACAACTTTAGGCCTGATTTTAGCTGTCCCAGACAAGTTTTTGAGATCTGAGACAAAATCCCCATGTTGCAGCTGGGCTTTGAGCCGTCTCCAGACATGAGGACATTttgaaacatgtttgattttgtctgaAATGATCTTGAAGTGTGGAATCTGTATTATTTAGGCTCAAATAATTGAGCCTAATTATTTAGGCTCAAACCTTACAGGTCGGAGAAGGCCTGACCCAGTCTTTGAGCCGTCTTGGACATCCAGAGGTTTTCAAACGTGTTTAATTTTGTCTTCAACGCTCTTGTAGTGCGAGATATGGGAAACTGTTGGTTTCTCGACAACagtgagcagcaatagccaatGACAGCTCACTCAGCACTCTTTAGCTCTTTTGATTGGACTTCATTATTTGGGCTTTAGAATTTACCTCCAGCTCTCTGTCCAGAATAGATAACCCCTGCTGGCCGCACCTCCCCACCCAATCTCTCCTCCCAAATTCCGCGTCTAGCCCTCTTCTCTTTTTCGGCACGAGTGCAACCACAATAAATGCTGTGAGCTGCTCTACCTTCTCCAGCTTCATTTTAGCGCAATcgtgtggggaaaaaaagtcacatttgccGTTTTGTCTTGGCGAAACAGCGGGGTAGCGAGATCCGTCGCGACCAAATCCGAGTGAAGAATCTTTGAACGCGAGACCCCGCCGTAACATGCGCCACGTCGTTTAGTGTGCACACCACAAGACAAGAAGCTACAGGAAAGAAGGTCGCTTCATGTGAGTGCTACAGAGAGAGATTTTAACAGCTGTGTAGTAAGGAAACTCAACCTGCGTGTACATGTGACCCAAGGACAGGTATGGAAAACAAGCTAAATGCTATGACACAACATAACGAGAACTTGCCCGCAAAATCCCAGTGTGGTCGCATCTGTTCTTAAGAATATATACAAAGCAGGTGGAGACTAGGGCTCACTTTTCCCTCTTTTCGTTTGTGTGTCTCCCAGGATGACTGAGGAAGGAATATGACCAAACCCTCTGTGCGATCAGCCTGAACTCCCGGCCCCTGCTCCAGTCCCCCACGTTGAAACGGTCGAACTTGGCTCAACTCGTACCATCTGTCTCACGATCGGGCCCTCGCGTCTCACTCCGGGACCGAACCTCTGTCCAAGTTTGCCCCTGTGGGATTGGAGCCGGATGCCTTCTCTCACTTGGAACCGGACTCATTGTTTTGCTCTCTGGCTGTGTGGGATTCGATCCAGAGTGTCTCTGCGGAACGGAGAACGCTCGTTTCCTGTCTATCTTGGCTTGGACCCCTTACAGCAGGACTGGATCTCTAGCTCTGCTTTTTCTATTGGCTTTTGTCCTCTACTCCTACCTGCCTGCGATTGTCTAAATGTGGATTGTACCAGGGTGAAAACATGTTACTTAGAAGATTTGATATTGTAAATGTCGATTTGGGATTACTTCTAGACTTTTAAACAGGCTGCGTTCCCTGACAAAAGTCAGAACTCTGTTGGTACTCCATCCAAAAGTAAGGAAATGGTTATGTAATAGGGACGGCATATCCAAATTCAGTATATCGCAATatatgtgacaatatgtattgtatcgtattgttaCTTCTGGATATATACAGTGTACTCTAATGCATTTATACCGATTCTCTTGGCCTGGACCATATTGTATTATAAACATCTTGATCATCTCTTTATCATAGTTAAGATTCAGTAAATCATATGAACTGTGTTGTCTTGACtatgtaaaacaaaaatgacagtCAACTGGATTAAAGAACACATTCTTAACACAATGtgcatgttttattattaaaaataagaATTTCAGCAACTCAAGAAATCATTGTGGCCCTTGATTATCACATATAATAAGACACACATAGGTATTGTTTCTATAGctaaataaaacactttatttACGCACTTAATTGTCATCAAACCTGAGAATGTTCTGTCTTTTTGCTCTGACACTGCTCAGTTTTAGCAGCTGCTCACTAAGCATCGATTCCACTAACCTGTGTTCAGTCAGTCTTTTTTTACTCTAAATACTTATTTGCTAGGAAATGTATCTGGCTGGTGAGATTCTCAATCCACCAGCCACTGCAGCCAGTTGACAAAAagttattgattttaaaatgattttgatAATGAGCAACCACAGGAAGACAATTTCTTGCTttatttttaaaaggaaaataagTTATAATTTCTATACGGTGGATAATGCACAACACATGTATTTTTCAAAACATAAGAACGTACTTCATAAAGTAATGCAGCAACTGTATAGTAGTGAAAACTGAGAAGAATGGTCTCAAATCAGATTCACCAGGCATATAAACTGCTGAGTAAAGGTGACTGTCgctttgaaagtgttttttttagataaataGTGCACATTGAGTACATAAATAATCTTCACCTTTTAGTCTACTCAAGTCTCAGATGTCACATTTCTCTCACTATATGTCAATATAATATGTCATTCTTTCAGTCGGGTAGATTTCTTTGGCGACGTGACAAGTTCTCATTTCGGAGGAGGGATTATTTTTCGGATCCTGGCAAAGTGAGATTCACTCTGGATCCTTTCTGTTTGGTAAGGTGAATTCACTAGAGGGAGGAGTTTCTTAAACATTTTCACCCAAGCAATTGAAATACCCAGGGACCCAGAATCCTTAAAAGTACTGGCACTCTTGATATGTGGGGACCCAAAACAATGAAAGaaggtgttttttctttttcactctaAAAAGGCAGTTTCTCTTTGGAACCACTCCAATACTGTCTGTTTGTTCTCCTTGACCCACTGGATGTTGGCCTGGGTTCGCTCTATGGCCTGTTCCACCGCCTGGCTGGCAGAACCCAGCACCTCCTCGTTGTGGTCCGTCTGGAAACGCTTcagctgcagacacacaaacaaacacagcaacagaGGACATAATGAAGTTAGAGCATCATAGGTTGGCAGCAGTATTATACCAAACTATAAACTGAGAGGCATGGCTTAGGGTTAACAAAAAGGATAAGAACTCCAGCGATAAAAGGGACTTTGAGATTCAACCGGGATATCCGGGTGCATATAGTGGGTAATTTGACATGGGTCAGTTAAAGGTACGTGACTGGAAAGATGGGAGGTTTCCCTTGACATCATTGCACATTAGTAATATAATTCTAATCTAATGAGTAATATAGCGTCGATAAATTACCTCTGCGAGTTCAAAGTCTGTTGAGAACCTCTGGGTCACTTCCTCAATCAGTTGGCCAAGGGGCATCACGCCTCCTCCGTACCTAGGGGAGGGCAAAGGTATGGGTGGCCAGCATGAATGTTGCATTCACAGATGCAGGGCAAAATACAAGAAATGTAATTGCATTGGGTaacattttctgacaaaatgtcATCTTGCATAACATTTTCTGGCAATTTGAATTGCATTGTGTAACGTTTTCTGACAAAATTGAATTGCACTGTGTAACGTTTTCTGACCAAATGTAATTGCATTACGTATTGTTTTCTTACTAAATGTAATTGCATTGTGTAACGTTTTCTGACAAATTGAATTGCATAGTGTAACGTCTTCTGACAAAAAGGTGAGCCCTAATGGatgaaatgtctgtttttaaatctcttctaATTACTTATTTCCAATGAATCCATACACCGCCAGTAAACACAGCTTGGTGTTTGTCAGATGCTCAAACTGCAGCTCCCTCTCTTATAGTTCACCactataaaaaaacataattaaatgtCTAATTCAATGGTCTGACTCCCACTGGGCTCACCCATACTGTAAATGTGTACAGGCAAAGTCCGGTAAAGGCacccaccaaatggcatatgttatgtAAATTGAAACCGTGACACAGACCAATTCCACTTCCTAGTAACAACACAAACAGTAAGGTTTATTAGAGGATAGCTGACGGTAAACACTGATTGTATGAGAGGACCTTTGTACCTGATAATGCTGTGTGAGATTTTTATAAGCCACTGTTCATTATATTCTGTTCTTTTACAGCACTGGCTGTTTATTCAAGTACTCTGATTGCAGGTAACTGCTGTGTCACGAGCCAAACTGGATTAAATGGTAAGCATTTCCAGTAAACAGCCTGTTTCTTTAAATTTCCAATTTGAGTGCCATATAAGGgctttattattaaaaatggtttaaaaattaattaattaaaatttttaaccatatatatcattgtcaaattaagtgtgataccttggtataatcaccgtaaacaaatgagaccatggtggagacgattggtagcctctgcCTCACACCAGCaatattgttagtgctagtgtttctcaaaattaagactacatttcccataatcccTGTTGCTTCTTGTCCCCTCAgcatctttgtctttactggagaggataaacatgttagaagtgatttttccatcttccgttcactccttccaccatctgccgttgccagaaactctgaaagctttatctctgtttgctctggaagaacagcgccctcttcctgttttgtgccataaagcaatccagcagatttcccgccaaatctgacatGGTGGCGCACAGAGGCTGCCGGTCTTTGCCGTCTCGtttgtttactgtgattatactaatgtctcgaAATGAACGTggtaattatttattgatgttaaaatgctacatgtagcacctttaaatttaAGGAGGAcgttttttatttcactttaacCCCCTTAAATCTTTTGTTAACATGCTGCATAGCTTGCATTATCAAGACGAATGCTGGACAGTGCAGGACATACAAGCAGGCAACAATTTGATGCTTTTAGGTAAGTTATAGTTTGAGCTCACAGTGGGACCATTACTAGTAGACCAGACTAGACCAGTATAGGCCACAGTTTGCTTTGACCACAGTGCCAATGAGGCATAACCACAGCATTCTTTCTAAAATTTCATCAAAAAAGCTCTGGATGTATCTCATGGACCAGCCCTGGTTTTGTCAGCTGAAGCCTGATATTGCGCACAAAATAATGCTGTGCAGCAACAACAAACTATCACAGTTAACAACTCGCACAGCATCAACTGTACAAGTAATTAAGTAAACCCTCTTTAATCCACAGCAGCccacaggcaggaggaggaCCTCATGTCCCTGTAACATGAGGCGGCATGAACTGCAGCGCTACCCCGCtagagaaaacactgaaactgttTCTCAACTGGCAGCTCATGAGAAGTGGGTCAGGAGACAGGGTCATAGACAAACAATAATCTTGATAAGCAAATATTGTGTTCAGTTAGACCAGTTCGGTTAGACCAGTATATCAGTtttgctgatatatggggctgatattggtcttttattaaatactggatattggccagtcagtgtcgtccacctctgatatgatggaggttcctccctgatcacagctacagaaaagctaccattgaataggtgtggtgggtcaccctgccttaaataGCTGttaacactaaaacaatttcattattATGGGAATCAGTGGGTTTCAGTGGagcgttttagtgtcccatgatggtctaaatgctgtttcagatgcttttccaccctgacaagaataaaattctgggggacatgaaaatggccaaatttaagcatattgaatattggcacaaaatatcggctatcaggaGCTACAATCCAAAAATACTAGTATTGTattagccttcaaaaacccgtaGCGATCTAAAAAAAACTGGGTTAGACTCAGAGACAGAGGTCAAATCTGGGTGTGGATGCAGAACCAATTTAAGAGGCACTAGAAACAACAAGAACGTCAACCTACTCCTGGCTGATGTAGGTCCAGTGCGCTCGGACAAAGTTCCAGGCCAGCGCCTGCCCCGCCACATTAGCGGCTACGGAGTTGATGGTAGAAACGGCGTCCATCTTCCGTATCTTGTTAGGGTCCAAAGTGTACTCCAGGCATCTGCAAGATAAGGAAGGCACCAGCTGATTTGGTAAATGGTCCTCACTCAGTAAAAACACTGTGGTTGGAATTCATGTTATCATGGGCGAGTCTGTAGTGAAAGCAGTCCCTACGGAGACCGATAGGAAAAACAACATTGATATCATTCCGTATAACTCATCAGGTCCAATGGGGAATACAAAGTTAGTATAGGATTGAATGTTTTGGCTTGGGTCTGTTCGGGTCTAAAGGTTAATATCAACCATGTGTGATCAGCATGTTACAAAGATGATGTAAATGTCAAGGATCCTGCAGTTTGATAGTGGTTTGATGGTGGCTGGTGTGTCAATGTTAGTGATGGTgtcttgtacagtatgtatgtgacTATCTTCATGCCATAGCTTTTCATAGTAtgcaactgggaaaaaaaataatagcagATCAATGACCATGAactcttttttgcatttttgaggATTTTTGACGCTTAAATCTTGTCTCCGTTATCCAACTCCTGGACTGTTTCATTGGTCTCGCCTTACTAATTTCCCTGATTTGAATGAGGGTTCAGTTGAAAATCTTAATTGTGTCgtttatttgtttatgcatTATTATCAGCTACtccagatattattatttggtcaatgtgataaatgatTAGTCGTAgttcaccaaactatcagcttagagggaacattggtcctgaatgcttcctgatatgatttatatttatttatagatATGGCTTCAAAAtagatttctggtgatttttgtTTGATCTTTTCTCtgcattataatgataaaaactacaagatcaagtTTGGACTCATTTAGAGGTATGGAAAGTACTATACCCAATTGACTTAAACACTAAAAAGATTTGAGAAACACTGTCATATAAAATATGCATGTCACCGTGCTATTAACTTTGCAACTATTAACTGTGCTATCAACCGGGACTCTTTATATCTCAACAAGCTGCAGAACTGAAAAAAATCCACtcgcaaacaaataaaaaaaaaacgaaatataGATGGAAGAGGCAGTTTATGTGCTTCACCTGTTGAGCAGCCAGATTTTCTTGGTGCAGGTG
Coding sequences within:
- the arpin gene encoding arpin; the encoded protein is MSRIYHNTSLQNKPVHNEKIDRVWSPSAYESGPGVLLEGKLLDVSRHAITDVNNDKVRLYVLYIKPSRVHQRKFDASGKEMEPNFSDTKKVNTGYLMSSFKVEAKGESDRLSEEQLSAMVNKAELVKMTDKHRPSGALAFWYPESEMDKTELETGQDVRLKTRGNSPFIFSLAKVDGGTVTKCNFAGDEKAGASWTEKIMAKKADADGTPEAGGEGEGAEEDEWDD